The Leclercia adecarboxylata region GGACAGGGCCAATTTAATTTTGTTGTTTCCGTAGGCCGGATAAGCGAAGCGCCATCCGGCAAATCACGCGCTGGGGCTAAACCCTGCCGTACCTGTCCTCAAAGCGGACGATATCGTCCTCTTCGAGATACGAGCCGGAGCGCACCTCAATCAGATCGAGGGGGATTTTCCCCGGGTTTTCCAGGCAGTGGGTGGCCCCCAGCGGGATGTAAATCGATTCGTTTTCACCGAGCAGGGTCTCGACATTGTCGATGGTGACTTTGGCGGTACCCGCCACCACCACCCAGTGTTCCGCGCGGTGGTGATGCATCTGCACCGATAACCCCTCGCCCGGTTTAACGGTGATGCGTTTCACCTGATAGCGGTCGCCTTCGTCGATGGAGTCGTATTTACCCCACGGACGGTAAACTTCACGGTGAATGTGGTGCTCGTGGCGGCCATCGGCCTTGATCTGCTCAACGACTTTTTTGACGTCCTGAACGGCGTTGCGATCGGCAATCAGCACCGCGTCTTTGGTCTGCACCACCACCAGATCCTTCACCCCGACGGTCGTGACCAGGCCAGACTCGGCGTACACATAGCTGTTTTCGGTTTTATGGCTGATCACATCCCCGTGATGGACGTTACCTTCCGGCGACTGGGCGCTGATCTCCCACAGAGAGGACCAGGAGCCGACGTCGCTCCAGCCTGCATTCATCGGCACCACCACCGCATCGGCGGTTTTTTCCATCACCGCGTAATCCACCGACTCTTCAGGGCAAGAGAGGAATGCGGCTTCGTCCACGCGGATAAAGTCCAGATCCGGGTCGACGGTGGCCATAGCGCGTTCGCAGGCTTCCAGAATATCCGGACGATACTTCTGCAGCTCTTCCAGATAGCGTCCCGCGCGGAACAGGAACATGCCGCTGTTCCAGTAATATTCCCCGCTGGCAACGTAGGCCTGGGCGGTTTCCATATTCGGTTTTTCAACGAACTGCGCCACGTCAAAGGCCAAGCTGTCGCCCTCGCCCGGCGTGACGTTGCCGCGACGGATATAGCCATAGCCGGTTTCCGGCAGATCCGGCACGATGCCGAAGGTCACCAGCTTGCCGCTATCGGCATAAGGGATGGCCGCGCGCACTGCGTCGCGGAACGCCTCT contains the following coding sequences:
- the cpsB gene encoding mannose-1-phosphate guanyltransferase; the protein is MNKNTLYPVVMAGGSGSRLWPLSRVLYPKQFLCLKGELTMLQTTVNRLNGVDCESPVVICNEQHRFIVAEQLRQLNKLTENIILEPAGRNTAPAIALAALAAKRSSPDCDPLMLVLAADHVIQQEEAFRDAVRAAIPYADSGKLVTFGIVPDLPETGYGYIRRGNVTPGEGDSLAFDVAQFVEKPNMETAQAYVASGEYYWNSGMFLFRAGRYLEELQKYRPDILEACERAMATVDPDLDFIRVDEAAFLSCPEESVDYAVMEKTADAVVVPMNAGWSDVGSWSSLWEISAQSPEGNVHHGDVISHKTENSYVYAESGLVTTVGVKDLVVVQTKDAVLIADRNAVQDVKKVVEQIKADGRHEHHIHREVYRPWGKYDSIDEGDRYQVKRITVKPGEGLSVQMHHHRAEHWVVVAGTAKVTIDNVETLLGENESIYIPLGATHCLENPGKIPLDLIEVRSGSYLEEDDIVRFEDRYGRV